One region of Parambassis ranga chromosome 21, fParRan2.1, whole genome shotgun sequence genomic DNA includes:
- the nek5 gene encoding serine/threonine-protein kinase Nek5 yields the protein MNNYEVIRQIGEGAFGKAFLVRDKGGGDGRQCVVKEISLRKMSAKEKEASKKEVTLLSKMNHPNIVAFIGSFQERGSLYIVMEYCDGGDLLKRINMQRGVPFTEEKIVDWFVQICLGLKHIHDRKILHRDIKAQNIFLTSGGIKAKLGDFGIARMLNNTMELARTCVGTPYYLSPEICESRPYNNKTDIWSLGCVLYELCSLRHPFEGSSLRQLVSKICKGRYNPVPAHCSYDLRLLVTQLFKVNPRDRPSISSVLRRPFLEKHISKHLDTLVMQEEFSETVLHRNRTASQPTEARAGAVKTPDQAQKMRGANKRLHPKQEWRVPLRIQNPAHNTPLHQRVAHSGAGTEFTGNQRFNGQQPTSHYNHYHAQLDAFQRRNKEDLPPPPPPPQERAKDHFEDQAAPLLEPHQLVAAARNEYLQRRQEANQYKLRAEKQLGLRPSTAEHSRKPGGQDQGVGRPENQHKPQDRRQEGQQEYLRQLDIIRLHYHQEMRQMRLRAEAESQHKHGTFVVEKPRESTDSKEQQKAVPAQDIEEALRQIREENRDQRRELQTKHKDKKGIMFEIRLDGEEMKEEPEEEEEEEKEMDLLNRTLSFQEGEELKLRDWLEVRRGWNQRTPQTLLNALANMDVNSVYNTAVEAEREEEEEAGRRQWGDGPPNTLLNALAQAELTSSTLDSVTADSEPDQRTEEEEEEEAAEDSDVEMDEERLEPRSDDDDTNFEESEDELREEVADSMRNLFVMENDSSEEESTEAADGREEKQSGETVGTSDSQQIQTEVKESCEHITARLFKPEPGHDNQLECPGESQTEDNTALDKQQQTT from the exons ATGAACAACTATGAGGTCATCCGTCAGATTGGAGAGGGTGCGTTTGGGAAAGCCTTCCTGGTCAGAGAcaaaggtggaggtgatggCAGACAGTGTGTGGTCAAAGAGATCAGCCTCAGGAAG ATGTCAGCGAAGGAAAAGGAAGCGTCCAAGAAGGAGGTGACACTGTTGTCAAAGATGAACCATCCGAACATTGTCGCCTTCATCGGGTCGTTTCAag AGAGGGGCAGCCTGTATATAGTGATGGAGTACTGTGATGGAGGTGATCTTTTGAAGAGGATCAACATGCAGAGAGGAGTTCCTTTCACTGAGGAGAAG ATTGTGGACTGGTTCGTTCAGATCTGTCTGGGCCTCAAACACATCCACGACAGGAAGATTCTGCACAGAGATATCAAGGCTCAG AATATCTTCCTAACCAGCGGAGGGATAAAAGCAAAGCTGGGAGACTTTGGAATTGCGAGAATGTTGAATAA CACCATGGAGCTGGCCAGGACCTGTGTTGGGACACCATACTACCTTTCCCCAGAGATCTGTGAGAGTCGGCCCTACAACAACAAGAC GGATATCTGGTCTTTGGGGTGCGTCCTCTATGAACTCTGCAGCCTGAGGCATCCT TTTGAGGGCAGCAGTCTGCGTCAGCTGGTCAGTAAGATCTGTAAGGGCCGCTACAACCCGGTACCTGCCCACTGCTCCTATGACCTTCGCCTGCTGGTCACCCAACTCTTCAAG gtaaatCCCCGGGACCGTCCCTCGATTAGCTCCGTCCTCCGACGTCCATTCTTAGAAAAGCACATTAGTAAACACCTGGACACTTTG GTGATGCAGGAGGAGTTTAGCGAAACTGTGCTACATCGAAACAGAACAGCTTCACAACCTACAGAAGCAAGAGCAGGAGCAGTGAAAACACCAG ATCAGGCACAGAAGATGAGAGGAGCCAACAAGAGACTGCATCCTAAACAAGAATGGAGAGTCCCACTCAGAATACAGAACCCTGCCCACAACACa cctcttcatcaaagAGTAGCACACTCAGGTGCAGGCACAGAGTTTACAGGGAACCAAAG GTTTAATGGTCAGCAGCCCACCAGCCATTACAACCACTACCATGCCCAGCTGGACGCCTTCCAGAGGAGGAATAAGGAggaccttcctcctcctcctcctcctcctcaggagAGAGCAAAGGATCACTTTGAAGACCAAGCTGCTCCACTATTGGAACCACACCAGCT tgtggctGCAGCTCGTAATGAATACctgcagaggagacaggaagctAACCAGTACAAGCTGAGGGCAGAGAAACAGCTG GGTTTGCGTCCGTCTACAGCCGAGCACAGCAGGAAACCCGGTGGTCAGGACCAGGGTGTGGGACGACCTGAAAACCAGCACAAACCTCAGGACAGAAGACAGGAGGGACAGCAG GAATATCTGCGTCAGCTGGATATCATCAGACTGCACTATCACCAGGAGATGAGACAGATGAGGCTGCGAGCTGAAGCAGAG tcacaacacaaacatggcaCCTTTGTAGTGGAGAAACCCAGAGAATCTACAGACAGCAAAGAGCAACAGAAAGCAGTACCTGCACAG GACATTGAAGAGGCGCTAAGACAGatcagagaggagaacagagatCAGAGGAGAGAActgcagacaaaacacaaagacaag AAAGGAATCATGTTTGAGATTCGGTTAGATGGTGAAGAGATGAAAgaagagccagaggaggaggaggaggaggaaaag GAAATGGACCTTCTGAACCGTACTCTGAGTTTCCAGGAAGGGGAGGAGTTAAAACTTAGGGATTGGTTGGAGGTGAGGAGAGGGTGGAACCAAAGAACTCCTCAGACTCTGCTGAATGCGCTTGCCAACATGGATGTGAACTCTGTCTACAACACAGCAGTGGAGGCGGAACGAG aagaagaggaggaagcaggtCGAAGGCAGTGGGGCGACGGCCCCCCCAACACCCTCCTGAATGCTCTGGCTCAGGCTGAGCTGACATCGTCCACTCTGGACTCAGTGACCGCAG ATTCAGAGCCAGAtcagagaacagaggaggaggaggaggaggaggcggcggagGACTCTGACGTGGAGATGGATGAAGAGCGTCTGGAGCCGAGGTCAGACGATGACGACAC GAACTTTGAGGAATCAGAGGACGAGCTCAGAGAAGAGGTTGCAGACTCCATGAGGAACCTGTTTGTCATGGAGAATGACAGCTCCGAGGAGGAGAGTACAGAGGCAGCCGACGGGAGGGAGGAGAAGCAAAGTGGAGAAACAGTGGGCACTTCAGATTCTCAACAGATCCAAACAGAGGTCAAAGAGTCATGTGAACACATTACAGCAAGATTGTTTAAACCTGAACCTGGGCATGACAATCAGCTGGAGTGCCCAGGTGAATCCCAGACAGAGGATAATACAGCTTTAgataagcagcagcagacaacctga
- the LOC114426631 gene encoding GDP-Man:Man(3)GlcNAc(2)-PP-Dol alpha-1,2-mannosyltransferase-like codes for MAGHEHHHHLSLCFCDLMRLLWSLVVPCAYLSLLLTLVLLLLLLGIRLWLQSRRKARRALDDGPAVAFFHPYCNAGGGGERVLWCSLRALMQRYPGISFVVYTGDQGVTGEQILDGARQRFNITLPRPVTFVFLRHRMLVEAGSYPHFTLLGQSAGSMFLGWEALTAFVPDLYVDSMGYAFTLPIFRYLGGCKVASYVHYPTVSTDMLSVVRERNPRFNNADFISRNPMLSAVKVVYYCCFALLYGLAGSCSDVIMVNSTWTLGHILALWRAPNRTSIVYPPCDVRAFLNIPLEEEEEDEEMEEGWEELGRELGSGEEDGEVGGGGGGGGGGGDRKSHSIVSVGQFRPEKDHQLQIRAFRKLLDRKGDGPGGRESLRLVLIGGCRNQEDEERVLMLRGLCQELGVSDRVEFKLNIPFEELKRELVNATIGLHTMWNEHFGIGVVECMAAGTIVLAHKSGGPKLDIVVPHEGRQTGFLADSEDSYAAAMETILALSPSARLEIRRNARDSVERFSDQEFEACFLSATESLMSKLER; via the exons gctgctgtggtCTCTGGTGGTGCCATGCGCCtacctcagcctgctcctcACCCTCgttctcctgctgctcctgctgggGATCCGCCTGTGGCTGCAGAGCCGCCGCAAGGCCCGTCGAGCTCTGGACGACGGCCCCGCGGTAGCTTTCTTCCATCCGTATTGCAACGCCGGAGGAGGCGGGGAGCGGGTTCTCTGGTGCTCTCTAAGAGCCCTCATGCAACG ATACCCCGGCATCTCCTTTGTGGTTTACACTGGCGATCAGGGAGTGACTGGTGAGCAGATTCTGGATGGAGCCAGACAACGTTTCAACATCACGCTGCCTCGACCAGTCACTTTCGTCTTCCTGCGTCACCGTATGCTTGTGGAGGCCGGTTCATACCCTCACTTCACTCTGCTGGGCCAGAGTGCTGGCTCCATGTTCCTCG ggtggGAGGCGCTGACAGCCTTTGTTCCTGACTTGTATGTGGACTCGATGGGTTACGCCTTCACTCTGCCAATTTTCCGCTACCTGGGAGGCTGCAAGGTGGCCAGCTATGTCCACTATCCCACTGTCAGCACTGACATGCTGTCTGTGGTCAGAGAGAGGAACCCCAG ATTCAACAACGCTGACTTCATCTCCAGGAATCCTATGCTGAGTGCGGTCAAGGTGGTGTACTACTGCTGCTTTGCTCTGCTGTATGGTCTGGCTGGGtcctgcagtgatgtcatcatggtTAACTCCACCTGGACGCTGGGCCACATTCTGGCTCTGTGGCGTGCCCCAAATCGCACCAGCATTGTCTACCCCCCCTGCGATGTCAGGGCCTTCCTGAACATCCCActcgaggaggaggaggaggatgaagagatggaggagggtTGGGAGGAGCTTGGACGAGAGCTGGGGAGTGGAGAGGAAGACGGAGaagtgggtggaggaggaggaggaggaggaggaggaggggacaggAAGTCCCACTCCATCGTGTCAGTTGGTCAGTTCAGGCCGGAGAAGGACCACCAGCTGCAGATCAGGGCCTTTCGCAAATTGCTGGACAGGAAGGGTGATGGGCCTGGGGGGAGGGAGTCACTGCGGCTGGTGCTGATTGGTGGATGCAGGAAccaggaggatgaagagagggTTCTGATGCTACGGGGACTCTGTCAGGAGCTGGGCGTCAGTGACCGTGTTGAGTTCAAACTCAACATCCCATTTGAGGAGCTGAAGAGAGAGTTGGTGAACGCCACCATCGGTCTGCACACAATGTGGAATGAACACTTTGGCATAG GTGTGGTGGAGTGTATGGCTGCAGGCACAATCGTTCTCGCCCACAAGTCCGGTGGTCCAAAGCTGGATATTGTGGTGCCACATGAGGGCAGACAGACGGGTTTCCTTGCCGACAGTGAGGACAGCTAcgctgctgccatggaaaccattCTGGCACTGTCGCCATCAGCTAGACTGGAAATCCGTCGTAATGCTCGGGACTCTGTGGAGCGATTCTCTGACCAGGAGTTTGAGGCTTGTTTCCTCTCAGCCACGGAGTCTCTGATGAGTAAACTTGAGCGATGA